The genome window TTGAAACCATTCAAGAAAGACGCCATAAAGGCAAAAAAGATACAGGAAATATTATCCTTGAAGCTTTTCACGAAGGTGGTCATATCATTATTAAAATTCAAGATGACGGCAAAGGTATTGATAGTGAAAAAATAAAAAACAAAATTATCGAGAAAAATCTTGCAACATCTTCTGAACTTCAACATATGAGCGAACAACAGCTCCATCAATTTATTTTCAAACCAGGTTTTTCGACTGCCGCAAAAGTAACCTCTGTTTCGGGTAGAGGCGTTGGCATGGATGTTGTCCGTACAAATATTGAAAAAATTGGTGGCACCATTGAATTTAGCTCTAATCTAGACAAAGGATCGATTTTTATTATTAAAATTCCTTTAACTCTTGCTATTGTCTCAGCTTTAATTATTGCTTCAGGAAATGAAAGATTCGCCATTCCCCAACTTAACGTCTTAGAGCTTGTCAAAGCGTCAAAACAAAGTAACTATCAAATTGAAACGATCAATGATGCACCCATTTTAAGATTACGTAACAATCTACTTCCATTGATTTCACTTAAACAACTTCTTAAATTAGAAAATGAACCTAAAGAAACATCAAATGAAGGCTTCATTATTGTAACGCAAGTAGGTGCACATATTTTTGGTATTATTGTTGACAAAATTTATGATACCGAAGAAATAGTTGTGAAACCTGTATCACCTCTTTTGCAAAATTTAACTATATTTTCAGGCAATACGATTTTAGGTGATGGTAGTGTTATCTTAATTCTTGATCCTAATGGTTTAGCAATTGCATCAGGCGTCACTGCGACACGAAAAGATCCAAATCTGGATAATAATGATCCAAAAATATCTCAAGACCAACAACATATTGATTTTATTGTATTTAAGGCAGGTTCCAACGATCTTAAAGCTATTCCCCTTTCTCTTGTCTCGCGACTAGAAGAAATCGACGTTACCACCATTGAGCATAGCGCGAATGAAAAACCTCTTATTCAGTATCGTGGCAAGCTCATGCCCCTTATTAAAGTTAACAATCAAACACAATTAAAAAAAGAGGGTACACAGCCCATTCTTGTTTTTTCAGACAATGACCGTCAAATAGGTTTAATTGTTGATGACATCATCGATATAATAAAAGACAAAATGTCTATTGAAATTAAAAAAACTGAAGATGGCATTATTGGAAGTGCAATCATCAATGGCAAAGCAACAGATGTCATTGACATTGGATTTTATTTAACGAAAATATTCAACAATGGCTTTTCTTCAAAAAATACAATTCAAAATACAAATCACCCTAAAACAAAAAACATACTTCTTGTTGATGACAGTCAGTTTTTTAGAAATCAATTAACGCCCTTTTTGGTTGGCGCAGGATATAACGTTACAACAACAAAATCGGCAGAAGATGCTTTAGATTTTCACGAAAAAGGTGATAATTTTGATATTATTATTACTGATATCGAAATGCCCGGGATATCAGGCTTTGAATTCGCAGATATTATTCGACATTCTGAAAAATGGCACAATACACCAATTATCGCTTTATCTGCATACACAAATGACGAGAATCTAGAACGTAGCAAATCACTTGGTATCCAAAATTATATTTCCAAACTTGACCGTGATGCACTTATCGAAACTTTAACCCAATTATCTTAAAGTTAGTTTGAAGGACAGAAGATGAATTCAATAACATCATTAGAAAATAACCTACAACCAACAGAATCAAATAATCTTCAACGTAACGATCACATACAATATGTTACCTTTGCTGTTCAAGATCAGCTTTTTGGTATTCCTGCTCTTTTAATCGAAGAAATTGTCAGCATGTTACCCCTTACAAAAATTCCATTGGCCCCTAAAGAAATAGCAGGCACATTAAACCTTAGAGGACGAATTGTAACAGCACTCAATATTCGCACTCTTTTAGAACTCCCTGATCGAACAGAAAATGAAAAGTTTATGAATATTGTTGTTTCAAACAAAAATGATTTATATAGCCTTATTGTTGATAAAGTCGATGAAGTTATGGTTCTTTCTCAATCATCTATTTCTTCAAATCCGTCCTCGATGTCGGAAACATGGCAACATTATTCTGACGGCGTTTATCAAATAAAAGATAAGCTTCTTATCATTCTAAAACCAGACGCCCTCCTCAAAACGAAACAAAAAGTTAACAATAAGGGATAAAAAAATGAAAAACTGTTTGATCGTAGATGATTCACGCGTTGTAAGAAGTGTCGCAAAAAAAATAATTCAAGATCTAGGCTTTCAAACAAATGAAGCTGAAAATGGCCTTACTGCCTTCACCTATTGTCAAACATCGATGCCAGATGTCATCCTTCTAGATTGGAATATGCCAGAACAATCAGGCATTGATTTTTTACGCGATCTACGCAAAAGCCCAGGTGGCGATAAACCTATCGTTATCTTCTGCACCACTGAAAACGACTTGAATTTTATTGTTGAAGCCCTTGAATCTGGCGCCAATGAATATATTATGAAACCCTTCGACTTGGAAATTGTTAAAACAAAATTTAAACAAGTTGGATTACTACCATCATGAGCCTTGTTACAAAAAACAATCCGATACGCGTCATGCTTGTGGATGATTCTGCTGTCATCAGAGGCATTTTTAACCGTGTAATTTCGAGCGATCCTCTATTATCGATTGTAGCGTCAGCTTCAGATGGTCAAATGGCAATTAATAATCTTAAGCGTAACGATATTGAAGTCATTGTTCTTGATATTGAAATGCCTGTTATGGATGGCCTTACGGCACTGCCTATCATTATGATGGAAAACCCCGACATACAAGTCATTATTGCGTCAACCCTTACCAAACGAAATGCCGAAATAAGCATTCGCGCGCTTACCAGTGGCGCCAAAGACTATATCCCAAAACCAGAAAGCACCAAAGAACTTTACGATAATAGTTTTCAATATGAACTTATTAATAAAATTAAAGCATTAGGTGAATATCGCCGCAAAAAATTAATCCAAAAAAATGAAAATAGTTTTTCCCTCAGCGCCCGCACGAACTCAAAAGATTCCCTTTTTAACGACACCAAATCAACTATATCACACTCCAAAAAAACAACTTTTCACCTTCGCAAAGCTTCTATTTCTATGCCAGATATCATTGCAATTGGCAGTTCAACGGGTGGCCCACAAGCACTTAGTAATTTGTTAAAATCCCTCTCCAAAGAAATAACTTTACCTATTTTTATTACACAACATATGCCGCCCACTTTTACAACCATTCTTGCAGAACATTTAGCAAAAAATACAAATATTGCTTGTAAAGAAGCCCAAGATGGTGATCTCGTCGAAAAACAGAAAGCATATATAGCCCCTGGTGGCAAACATATGATTGTAGAAATCTTAAACAATCAAAAACGCATCAAAATTATCGATTCTCCACCTGAAAACTATTGCAAACCATCCGTAGACCCTATGTTACGCAGTCTATCACAACTTTATGGCCCGCGTGTTTTAACGATCATGCTTACAGGTATGGGAAGCGACGGCCTTAAAGGCTCTACGTTGGTTGTTGAAAACGGGGGCACTGTTCTTGCTCAAGACGAAGCCTCAAGCGTTGTATGGGGAATGCCTGGTGCTGTAACACATGCTGGTCTTTGTAGTGCCGTTATCCCCTTAACTGAAATACCCTTAAAAATTCACTCATTGTTATTTAGGTCAGTCGCATGAAAGAACTAGAAATTCAATATTTGAACAAGTTAATACTTGAAACTTCAGGTGTTCTTTTAACAAAGGAAAAAGCCTATCTTTTAGAGGCAAGGCTTCAACCTGTTCTGCAAAAATACAACTT of Alphaproteobacteria bacterium contains these proteins:
- a CDS encoding chemotaxis protein CheW; translation: MDELLGEFLAETNENLALLDGELVKLEKNPNNHDLLAQIFRIVHTIKGTCGFLSLDRLEKVAHAAENVLGKLRDKELTATPDIVTVILQALDKIKDIISILEETEKEPDGNDGQLVEKLNEISEDSKQIQHTKLTQEEINASIDDLFSKKTQSIIATNQTNTEPQHLTEQIEKNDESNAAQLIEKIFPKDSVIAGQSIRVNIDLLEKLMNLVSELVLTRNQLLQISRRQSTSEFSAPLQHLSHITSELQEGVMKTRMQPISNAWAKLPRMVRDLSLELGKSIDLQLIGSETELDRQVLELIKDPLTHMIRNAADHGIETIQERRHKGKKDTGNIILEAFHEGGHIIIKIQDDGKGIDSEKIKNKIIEKNLATSSELQHMSEQQLHQFIFKPGFSTAAKVTSVSGRGVGMDVVRTNIEKIGGTIEFSSNLDKGSIFIIKIPLTLAIVSALIIASGNERFAIPQLNVLELVKASKQSNYQIETINDAPILRLRNNLLPLISLKQLLKLENEPKETSNEGFIIVTQVGAHIFGIIVDKIYDTEEIVVKPVSPLLQNLTIFSGNTILGDGSVILILDPNGLAIASGVTATRKDPNLDNNDPKISQDQQHIDFIVFKAGSNDLKAIPLSLVSRLEEIDVTTIEHSANEKPLIQYRGKLMPLIKVNNQTQLKKEGTQPILVFSDNDRQIGLIVDDIIDIIKDKMSIEIKKTEDGIIGSAIINGKATDVIDIGFYLTKIFNNGFSSKNTIQNTNHPKTKNILLVDDSQFFRNQLTPFLVGAGYNVTTTKSAEDALDFHEKGDNFDIIITDIEMPGISGFEFADIIRHSEKWHNTPIIALSAYTNDENLERSKSLGIQNYISKLDRDALIETLTQLS
- a CDS encoding chemotaxis protein CheW → MNSITSLENNLQPTESNNLQRNDHIQYVTFAVQDQLFGIPALLIEEIVSMLPLTKIPLAPKEIAGTLNLRGRIVTALNIRTLLELPDRTENEKFMNIVVSNKNDLYSLIVDKVDEVMVLSQSSISSNPSSMSETWQHYSDGVYQIKDKLLIILKPDALLKTKQKVNNKG
- a CDS encoding response regulator gives rise to the protein MKNCLIVDDSRVVRSVAKKIIQDLGFQTNEAENGLTAFTYCQTSMPDVILLDWNMPEQSGIDFLRDLRKSPGGDKPIVIFCTTENDLNFIVEALESGANEYIMKPFDLEIVKTKFKQVGLLPS
- a CDS encoding chemotaxis response regulator protein-glutamate methylesterase; the protein is MSLVTKNNPIRVMLVDDSAVIRGIFNRVISSDPLLSIVASASDGQMAINNLKRNDIEVIVLDIEMPVMDGLTALPIIMMENPDIQVIIASTLTKRNAEISIRALTSGAKDYIPKPESTKELYDNSFQYELINKIKALGEYRRKKLIQKNENSFSLSARTNSKDSLFNDTKSTISHSKKTTFHLRKASISMPDIIAIGSSTGGPQALSNLLKSLSKEITLPIFITQHMPPTFTTILAEHLAKNTNIACKEAQDGDLVEKQKAYIAPGGKHMIVEILNNQKRIKIIDSPPENYCKPSVDPMLRSLSQLYGPRVLTIMLTGMGSDGLKGSTLVVENGGTVLAQDEASSVVWGMPGAVTHAGLCSAVIPLTEIPLKIHSLLFRSVA